From Mycobacterium cookii:
GTTTTCTCGACTTCAACATCGGCGCCAGACAGATGCAGGAGCTGTACCAGAACGGCTACAACGCGGCGATCGACTTCTTGTCTCGGTGGAGCTGGCAAAGCTATCTCGAGCACTTCCGGCGGCCGGTCGCCTGAGCGGCTAGATCTCGAATTCGGCTGCCATATTGTCGATTCCGGCGCGAATGCCCGCCAGCGCGTCGGCCCGGGTGCGCAGTTTGGTTCCCAGATGGGCGTGCTGCTTGAGCGTGAGAAATTCCCGAGCGGCCTCTTCGGCGCGGCTGAGAACCATGTCAGGCAATACGATTTCGTCGAGCCAGCCGGCAGCGACCGCCGTCTCGCCGAAGAACATCTTCGCCAGCCCGGCCGCCTGCTGGTAGGCCGACCGCGTCAGTCGCAGCTTCATCACTTCCAGCGCCGCGTACGGGATCGTCATACCGATCGCGACCTCGTTGGCCTGAATGCTGGTGGCGTGAGCCGCGATTCGGTGATCTCCACTGGCCAGCAGGAAAGCGCCCATCGCAATGGCGGGGCCGGTGCACGCCATCACCACCGGCTTCGGGTAGGACAACAGCCGGTACGACAGCTCGAAACCGCCCTTGAGCATGTCGATCGCGGGCTGGACGTCGCCGGACGTCAGGACCTTCAGGTCGAACCCGCCACTGAAAACCCGGTGGTTTCCCGCGATCACGACCGCACCGGCACCGTCGCGGTCGGCGTGGTCGAGCGCCTCGTTGAGGGCCTGCTGCATCGTCGGCCCGAGGACGTTGACCTTGCCGTCGTCCATGGTGATGAACGCGATGGACTCGTCGAGGCGATAGCTGACCGGTCCGCTCATGGGGGAATTCAATCAGACCGGCAATGCGCCGATGGGAGCGGCGTACTCAGACCCGCTCGCCGTGATGCCTGCCGAGTTCTTCCTCGGCGTTGCCCCAGCGCAGGCTGACATCGGTCGGCGGCGCCTCGATCTGGCGGGTCCGCCAGCGATCCTTGGTCTCGTCGACGGCACGGTTGATCCGCTCGATCTCGCCGCGGAACACGTCGGGCCGAGTCTCCTTGGAGGCGTAGTGAAAATAGGTCAGCAGGCTGCGCAGCAGCTCGAGCTTCTGCTTTTCCCGCTTCGCCAGGTCGTGGTTCGTCATCAACTCGATGCGCTGCACCGGCGGTAGTGACGCCCAGTCCAGCACCACCTTGGTCTCCAATGCGGCTCGGCGGCTGCGCCAGAACTTCCACCCTCGCGGCGTCTCGGAGCGGTCGTAGTAGGTCACGGTGCCCGGGAAGCGCGACTCGATGCCCTCACCGAGCTCGCTGCGGTCCAGCGCAGAATCCCACACCGTGCGCCACTCCTGGCCGGGCGCCAAGGTTGGCACCTGCTTGGGCAGCTGCAATTCGACGACGTCGGCATAACCGTCGGTGG
This genomic window contains:
- a CDS encoding crotonase/enoyl-CoA hydratase family protein — protein: MSGPVSYRLDESIAFITMDDGKVNVLGPTMQQALNEALDHADRDGAGAVVIAGNHRVFSGGFDLKVLTSGDVQPAIDMLKGGFELSYRLLSYPKPVVMACTGPAIAMGAFLLASGDHRIAAHATSIQANEVAIGMTIPYAALEVMKLRLTRSAYQQAAGLAKMFFGETAVAAGWLDEIVLPDMVLSRAEEAAREFLTLKQHAHLGTKLRTRADALAGIRAGIDNMAAEFEI